One segment of Gemmatimonadota bacterium DNA contains the following:
- a CDS encoding sigma 54-interacting transcriptional regulator has product MCRVQEKIAQVAPTDSTVLIRGETGTGKELIARAIHRASARRDRPLVAVNCGAIARGVVESELFGHEKGAFTGALTRKIGYVELADGGTLFLDEIGDLPLDLQVKLLRVLQEGEVIRVGATQPVRVNVRVVAATHRDLAAMVQRGEFRQDLYYRLNVFPIPVAPLRERTEDIPDLARHFVALYAGRLGKEIDAIPMAVLDRLRQFPWPGNIRELANVIERSVITTPGSTLVLAEWATGQHVPVSPAPVGLPPAAQGPTTLHAVDREHIVRVLEASGWRVSGPGGAAERLGLKPTTLEARMKKLGISRPGRGEAGQP; this is encoded by the coding sequence ATGTGCCGGGTCCAGGAGAAGATCGCGCAGGTGGCACCCACGGACAGCACCGTGCTCATCCGGGGCGAGACGGGCACCGGCAAGGAGCTGATCGCCCGGGCCATCCATCGCGCCAGCGCCCGGCGGGACCGGCCGCTCGTGGCGGTGAACTGCGGCGCCATCGCGCGCGGTGTGGTGGAGAGCGAGCTGTTCGGGCACGAGAAGGGCGCCTTCACCGGCGCGCTGACGCGGAAGATCGGCTACGTGGAGCTGGCGGACGGCGGCACGCTCTTCCTCGACGAGATCGGCGACCTGCCACTCGACCTGCAGGTGAAGCTGCTGCGGGTGCTGCAGGAGGGCGAGGTGATCCGCGTGGGCGCCACCCAGCCGGTGCGCGTCAACGTCCGCGTGGTCGCCGCCACCCACCGCGACCTTGCCGCCATGGTGCAGCGGGGGGAGTTCCGGCAGGACCTCTACTACCGGCTGAACGTCTTCCCGATCCCGGTGGCGCCCCTGCGCGAGCGGACCGAGGACATCCCCGACCTGGCGCGCCACTTCGTGGCGCTGTACGCGGGGCGCCTTGGCAAGGAGATCGACGCCATTCCCATGGCCGTGCTCGACCGGCTCCGCCAGTTCCCCTGGCCGGGCAACATCCGCGAGCTCGCGAACGTGATCGAGCGCTCGGTGATCACCACGCCCGGGTCCACCCTGGTCCTGGCCGAGTGGGCCACCGGCCAGCACGTCCCGGTGTCGCCGGCGCCCGTCGGGCTGCCGCCCGCGGCCCAGGGGCCGACCACGCTGCACGCGGTGGACCGCGAGCATATCGTGCGGGTGCTCGAGGCCAGTGGCTGGCGGGTGAGCGGGCCGGGGGGCGCCGCCGAACGCCTGGGCCTCAAGCCCACGACGCTCGAGGCCCGGATGAAGAAGCTGGGTATCAGCCGGCCCGGGCGCGGGGAGGCGGGCCAGCCGTAG
- the mutM gene encoding bifunctional DNA-formamidopyrimidine glycosylase/DNA-(apurinic or apyrimidinic site) lyase: protein MPELPEVETMVRGVRPRLEGATIVGATLTHTDVLRGVSRPRLVAALTGAFVDRVTRRAKHGILHLVLASGERRWFVLQPGMTGNLLLYDDTLTSAEAKYAVLRARLDRGGEFVFRDIRRIGTLLLLDAAGWARYDQALGPEPLDPALTAEAFTAQLRPSRAAIKKVLMDQRRIVGVGNIYANEALFCAGIDPSKPAHLVTPEAYGRLYQHVRRILKAAIEAEGTTFRDYRTGTGQPGNFQLELLVYEREGQPCRACGTTLAGTHAIDARITVFCHRCQR, encoded by the coding sequence ATGCCGGAGCTGCCCGAGGTCGAGACGATGGTCCGCGGCGTCCGCCCCCGGCTCGAGGGGGCAACGATCGTCGGCGCAACGCTGACCCACACCGACGTGCTGCGCGGGGTGTCGCGGCCCCGCCTGGTCGCGGCGCTCACCGGCGCGTTCGTCGACCGCGTCACCCGCCGCGCCAAGCACGGCATCCTGCACCTGGTGCTGGCCTCCGGCGAGCGGCGCTGGTTCGTGCTGCAGCCGGGGATGACCGGCAACCTGCTCCTCTACGACGACACGCTCACCTCCGCCGAGGCGAAGTACGCCGTGCTCCGGGCCCGGCTCGACCGCGGCGGCGAGTTCGTCTTCCGTGACATCCGCCGGATCGGGACGCTCTTGCTGCTCGACGCGGCCGGCTGGGCCCGCTACGACCAGGCCCTCGGCCCCGAGCCCCTCGACCCCGCCCTCACGGCGGAGGCGTTCACCGCGCAGCTGCGGCCCTCGCGGGCGGCCATCAAGAAGGTCCTGATGGACCAGCGGCGGATCGTGGGCGTCGGGAACATCTACGCCAACGAGGCGCTGTTCTGCGCCGGGATCGACCCGTCGAAGCCCGCGCACCTGGTGACCCCCGAGGCCTACGGTCGGCTGTACCAGCACGTGCGCCGCATCCTCAAGGCGGCCATCGAGGCCGAGGGGACCACCTTCCGCGACTACCGCACCGGCACCGGCCAGCCGGGGAACTTCCAGCTGGAGCTCCTGGTCTACGAGCGCGAGGGACAGCCGTGCCGGGCCTGCGGGACCACCCTGGCGGGGACCCACGCCATCGACGCCAGGATCACGGTGTTCTGCCACCGCTGCCAGCGCTAG
- a CDS encoding nuclease yields the protein MATALRLSLPTADLAALRDRVRRLGEPRPAVYRMLDPHGRVLYVGKAKRLRQRLLSYFRASYPEDKAARIIHATAELAWDYVPSEFAAHLTELRQIARFRPPFNHHMNRARRTLFVKVAGGPAPRLGVGGVTGREDQRWYGPFTGASRVRDAVRTLNDLLGLRDCAPAIPMVFAGQIDLFRPALQAACMRHEFGYCTGPCAGFVTEAAYRDRAETALAFLEGRTIQPMDRIVREMQAAAELAEFERAAKWRERFEQLEWLLAATHRARAAVEALTFVYRDPGDFGDDRAYLIRHGIVRASYPWPETPIEREAFRAEVRDELARPAPVPGPLPFRHLDEILLIMAWFRRHPDAFRRTSRLESWVA from the coding sequence GTGGCCACTGCCCTCCGCCTGTCGCTTCCCACCGCCGACCTGGCCGCGCTGCGCGATCGCGTGCGCCGGCTGGGCGAGCCGCGGCCGGCGGTCTACCGCATGCTCGACCCGCACGGGCGGGTGCTGTACGTGGGCAAGGCCAAGCGGCTGCGGCAGCGGCTGCTGTCGTACTTCCGGGCCAGCTACCCCGAGGACAAGGCGGCCCGGATCATCCACGCCACCGCCGAGCTGGCCTGGGACTACGTCCCGAGCGAGTTCGCCGCGCACCTGACCGAGCTGCGCCAGATCGCGCGGTTCCGCCCGCCGTTCAATCACCACATGAACCGCGCCCGGCGGACGCTCTTCGTGAAAGTGGCGGGCGGCCCGGCGCCGCGGCTCGGCGTGGGCGGCGTCACCGGGCGCGAGGACCAGCGCTGGTACGGCCCCTTCACCGGCGCCAGCCGGGTCCGCGACGCCGTGCGTACCCTCAATGACCTGCTCGGCCTGCGCGACTGCGCCCCGGCCATCCCGATGGTCTTCGCGGGCCAGATCGACCTCTTCCGGCCCGCGCTGCAGGCGGCCTGCATGCGGCACGAGTTCGGGTACTGCACCGGGCCCTGCGCCGGTTTCGTCACCGAGGCCGCCTACCGTGACCGGGCCGAGACCGCGCTGGCCTTCCTCGAGGGGCGCACCATCCAGCCGATGGACCGCATCGTCCGGGAGATGCAGGCGGCCGCGGAGCTGGCGGAGTTCGAGCGGGCCGCGAAATGGCGGGAGCGGTTCGAGCAGCTCGAGTGGCTGCTGGCCGCCACGCACCGGGCCCGCGCGGCGGTCGAGGCGCTCACGTTCGTCTATCGCGACCCGGGCGACTTCGGCGATGATCGCGCCTACCTGATCCGCCACGGCATCGTCCGCGCCAGCTATCCCTGGCCCGAGACGCCGATCGAGCGCGAGGCCTTCCGCGCCGAGGTCCGCGACGAACTGGCGCGGCCGGCGCCGGTCCCGGGCCCCCTGCCCTTCCGTCACCTCGACGAGATCCTGCTCATCATGGCGTGGTTCCGGCGGCATCCCGACGCCTTCCGGCGCACCAGCAGGCTGGAGTCATGGGTGGCCTGA
- a CDS encoding GWxTD domain-containing protein, with translation MGGLRTVTLAWLAVTAPLASQSPGLRAELAGYQADLARVGDTTALRARERALEPGTDSSDTGTIPWLHRGLTRIRLGQVGDGWSFGRATRDFSAAAAQRPAWPWPWYGRALAEQGRAEWLAADPLNLGSRVGYGALEEALRSARQALVAEPGFLPALTLLVDAAVVLRDTQAVRAEVRPALAGAWAAGLRTPELVLALVRVAREELDDSLPPSVPLDSLLRYLPATAEAGHALAWTGFQAGTPWADSLYYAAAARDDASGVLAYREALGAIADDSALAGFDAAPAEDRAGTLRQFWEARARRDLRDPAERVAEHYRRLAHATRHFALQLNRRYYSPNNLYRSAQQWYDDRGVVWIRFGAPDDRVIVPLFGLPPLETWHYRRADGDLLLHFQAGGYSSGALDFGGAIDDYRLVPTLFDAMYQRSTAWDLLLLSRCPLHPVYCRYPAWGPHGRAQLVAEEQRVVIGSTEVAVSGEGWERRFAHGLQARMEAFAVGRRGERTLVHLAYQVPVAVREGVPAGARLQSPVHLRVAVLGADGAAVAWVDTTTIASLPPGRPGVLEAFGRAAFAVPPGRWRYRVELAVGDSTGQVFPTDSLEVGDFDGARLALSDLVLGRPGIGAPWAPEAADTAYFTPRARWARGDTLALYHEVYGLAAGAPYLVRLTLRRGRRTALTAAWEGTASGPVTRLSRALSLAALRPGDYLLELAVTAADGGQATTRRRVTITE, from the coding sequence ATGGGTGGCCTGAGGACGGTCACGCTGGCATGGCTGGCGGTCACCGCGCCGCTCGCCAGCCAGAGCCCCGGGCTCCGGGCGGAGCTCGCCGGGTACCAGGCCGACCTGGCGCGCGTCGGGGATACCACCGCCCTCCGCGCCCGCGAGCGTGCCCTCGAGCCCGGGACCGATTCCAGCGACACCGGGACGATCCCCTGGCTGCACCGCGGCCTCACCCGCATCCGGCTGGGCCAGGTGGGCGACGGCTGGAGCTTCGGCCGCGCCACCCGCGACTTCTCCGCCGCCGCCGCGCAGCGGCCCGCGTGGCCCTGGCCCTGGTACGGCCGGGCACTCGCCGAGCAGGGCCGGGCCGAGTGGCTGGCGGCCGATCCGCTCAACCTCGGCTCCCGGGTAGGGTACGGGGCGCTCGAGGAAGCGCTGCGCTCCGCCCGCCAGGCGCTGGTGGCCGAACCCGGCTTTCTCCCCGCGCTCACGCTGCTGGTGGATGCCGCGGTGGTGCTGCGCGACACGCAGGCGGTCCGCGCCGAGGTGCGCCCCGCCCTCGCCGGCGCGTGGGCGGCCGGCCTCCGCACGCCCGAGCTGGTGCTGGCACTGGTCCGCGTGGCGCGCGAGGAGCTCGACGACAGCCTCCCGCCCTCCGTACCGCTCGACAGCCTGCTCCGGTACCTGCCCGCCACCGCGGAGGCGGGGCACGCGCTTGCGTGGACCGGCTTCCAGGCCGGGACGCCGTGGGCCGACTCGCTCTACTACGCTGCCGCCGCGCGGGACGACGCCTCGGGCGTCCTGGCCTACCGCGAGGCGCTCGGCGCCATCGCCGACGACAGCGCCCTCGCCGGCTTCGACGCGGCCCCCGCGGAAGATCGGGCGGGGACGCTGCGGCAGTTCTGGGAGGCCCGGGCGCGACGCGACCTCCGCGACCCCGCCGAGCGCGTGGCCGAGCACTACCGGCGGCTCGCCCACGCCACGCGGCACTTCGCGCTGCAGCTCAACCGGCGTTACTACAGCCCCAACAACCTGTATCGCTCCGCGCAGCAGTGGTACGACGATCGCGGCGTGGTCTGGATCCGTTTCGGCGCCCCCGACGACCGGGTGATCGTGCCGCTGTTCGGGCTCCCGCCCCTCGAGACCTGGCACTACCGCCGCGCCGACGGCGACCTGCTGCTGCACTTCCAGGCGGGCGGCTACAGCTCGGGCGCGCTCGACTTCGGCGGCGCCATCGACGACTACCGCCTGGTGCCCACGCTGTTCGACGCGATGTACCAGCGCAGCACCGCCTGGGACCTGCTGCTGCTCTCCCGCTGCCCCCTGCACCCGGTCTACTGTCGCTACCCGGCGTGGGGTCCGCACGGCCGGGCGCAGCTGGTGGCGGAGGAGCAGCGGGTGGTCATCGGCAGCACCGAGGTGGCGGTGTCGGGCGAAGGCTGGGAACGGCGCTTTGCCCACGGCCTCCAGGCCCGCATGGAGGCCTTCGCGGTGGGCCGGCGCGGGGAGCGGACGCTGGTGCACCTGGCCTACCAGGTCCCGGTCGCGGTGCGGGAGGGGGTGCCGGCCGGCGCGCGGCTCCAGTCGCCGGTACACCTGCGGGTGGCGGTGCTCGGCGCCGACGGCGCCGCGGTGGCCTGGGTGGACACCACCACCATCGCGAGCCTGCCGCCGGGCCGGCCCGGCGTGCTGGAGGCGTTCGGGCGCGCCGCGTTCGCGGTGCCCCCGGGACGCTGGCGCTATCGGGTGGAGCTCGCGGTCGGGGATTCCACCGGGCAGGTGTTCCCCACCGACTCACTGGAGGTGGGAGACTTCGACGGCGCACGCCTGGCGCTCAGCGACCTGGTGCTCGGCCGCCCAGGGATCGGCGCGCCGTGGGCCCCAGAGGCGGCGGACACCGCCTACTTCACCCCCCGCGCCCGCTGGGCCCGTGGCGATACGCTGGCGCTCTATCACGAGGTGTATGGGCTGGCGGCGGGCGCGCCGTACCTGGTACGCCTCACCCTGCGCCGCGGGCGGCGCACCGCGCTGACCGCGGCCTGGGAGGGCACCGCGTCGGGGCCGGTCACCCGGCTGAGCCGCGCACTCTCGCTCGCGGCGCTGCGGCCCGGCGACTACCTGCTGGAGCTGGCGGTGACCGCCGCTGACGGCGGCCAGGCCACCACCCGGCGGCGGGTGACGATCACCGAGTGA
- a CDS encoding metallophosphoesterase family protein: MRLGIIADTHGLLRPEVFEVFAEVDLILHAGDIGPLDLLTELEALAPVLAVYGNCDGWDVRQRIPQVVERRIEGLDFVVTHGDQLGSPAPESLHRLWPEADVIIYGHTHRPLLTTVDLVRTVMNPGGAGPRRFDLPASVGIMELEAGLPPRARLVPLTGLDVD, translated from the coding sequence GTGCGGCTCGGCATCATCGCGGACACCCACGGCCTGCTCCGGCCCGAGGTCTTCGAGGTCTTCGCCGAGGTGGACCTGATCCTCCACGCCGGCGACATCGGTCCGCTCGACCTCCTGACCGAGCTCGAGGCGCTGGCGCCGGTGCTCGCGGTCTACGGCAACTGCGACGGGTGGGACGTGCGGCAGCGGATCCCGCAGGTGGTCGAGCGCCGGATCGAGGGGCTCGACTTCGTGGTGACCCACGGCGACCAGCTCGGCAGCCCGGCGCCGGAGAGCCTGCATCGGCTGTGGCCCGAGGCCGACGTGATCATCTACGGCCACACCCACCGGCCGCTGCTCACCACCGTGGACCTGGTCCGGACCGTGATGAACCCTGGGGGCGCCGGGCCGCGCCGCTTCGACCTGCCGGCCTCCGTCGGGATCATGGAACTCGAGGCGGGCCTCCCGCCCCGCGCCCGGCTGGTGCCGCTCACCGGGCTCGACGTCGATTAG
- a CDS encoding UbiX family flavin prenyltransferase, which yields MHPVVLAVTGASGAPYAVRLLEVLARHRVPVWLIVSSHGWRLLGTEAGLADEAALREATGGDWSSITCFADTDRGGTPASGSARSAGMVICPCSMGTVAAVAHGTSRSLVERAADVALKERRKLILVPRETPLSLVHLRNLTAVTEAGAVVLPAAPGFYHRPTGIPELVDFIVQRILDQLDLGLDIAPRWQG from the coding sequence ATGCACCCCGTGGTGCTGGCCGTCACCGGGGCCTCGGGCGCGCCCTACGCGGTGCGCCTCCTCGAGGTGCTGGCGCGCCACCGGGTGCCGGTGTGGCTCATCGTCTCGAGCCACGGCTGGCGGCTGCTCGGCACGGAGGCGGGCCTCGCGGATGAGGCCGCGCTCCGGGAGGCCACCGGCGGGGACTGGTCCAGCATCACCTGCTTTGCCGATACCGACCGGGGCGGCACGCCGGCCTCCGGGTCGGCGCGCAGCGCCGGCATGGTCATCTGTCCCTGCTCGATGGGCACGGTGGCCGCGGTGGCGCACGGGACCAGCCGTTCGCTGGTGGAGCGCGCCGCCGACGTGGCCCTCAAGGAACGGCGCAAACTGATCCTGGTGCCGCGCGAGACGCCGCTCTCGCTGGTGCACCTGCGCAACCTCACCGCCGTCACCGAGGCCGGCGCGGTGGTGCTCCCCGCCGCCCCCGGTTTCTACCACCGGCCCACCGGGATCCCGGAACTGGTGGACTTCATCGTGCAGCGGATCCTCGACCAGCTCGACCTCGGCCTCGACATCGCCCCCCGGTGGCAGGGCTGA
- a CDS encoding UbiA family prenyltransferase, which translates to MRAEGQTYDGASLLARYASFVKLPHTIFALPFAMLGVLEASLEAGVRWQTVAVVVVAFSAARWVAMGFNRIVDRRYDARNPRTRERELPRGRLTLRQAWLSVVVAGAVFLASSWFLNPLCFRLSPLALGWIMLYSLAKRFTWWPHLWLGLSLAIAPVGGYLAVTGRWSEPWWVLVAITMAVATWVAGFDIFYALPDEGFDRDAGLHSAVVRLGQARSILLAKVLHGVTIPALALFGWGAGFGAWYFVGVAAAALILAYEHQLVRPGDLSRLDTAFFTMNGVMSLTVFMFALVDRLV; encoded by the coding sequence GTGAGGGCCGAGGGCCAGACCTACGACGGCGCGTCGCTGCTGGCCCGCTATGCCAGCTTCGTCAAGCTGCCGCACACCATCTTTGCGCTGCCCTTCGCCATGCTCGGCGTGCTGGAGGCGTCGCTCGAGGCGGGGGTGCGGTGGCAGACGGTCGCGGTGGTGGTGGTGGCGTTCAGCGCCGCCCGCTGGGTGGCGATGGGCTTCAACCGCATCGTGGACCGCCGCTACGACGCCCGGAACCCGCGCACCCGGGAGCGGGAGCTGCCCCGGGGCCGCCTGACCCTGCGGCAGGCGTGGCTGTCGGTGGTGGTGGCCGGCGCGGTGTTCCTGGCCTCCTCCTGGTTCCTCAACCCGCTCTGCTTCCGGCTGAGCCCGCTGGCGCTGGGGTGGATCATGCTCTACAGCCTGGCCAAGCGGTTCACCTGGTGGCCGCACCTCTGGCTCGGGCTCTCGCTCGCGATCGCGCCGGTGGGGGGCTACCTCGCGGTGACGGGGCGCTGGAGCGAGCCGTGGTGGGTGCTGGTGGCCATCACGATGGCCGTGGCCACCTGGGTGGCGGGCTTCGATATCTTCTATGCCCTGCCGGACGAGGGCTTTGACCGCGACGCCGGGCTGCACAGCGCGGTGGTGCGCCTGGGCCAGGCGCGGAGCATCCTGCTCGCCAAGGTGCTGCACGGGGTGACGATCCCCGCGCTGGCGCTGTTCGGCTGGGGCGCCGGATTCGGGGCCTGGTACTTCGTGGGAGTGGCTGCCGCCGCGCTGATCCTCGCGTACGAGCACCAGCTGGTGCGCCCCGGCGACCTGTCGCGGCTCGACACCGCGTTCTTCACGATGAACGGCGTGATGAGCCTGACGGTCTTCATGTTCGCGCTGGTGGACCGGTTGGTGTAG
- a CDS encoding menaquinone biosynthesis decarboxylase, which yields MTLDTLQEFIAAIEKMGELVRVREPVRTRLEIAEIADRCMKSPGGGPALLFERPLLDDGRPSEHPVAINLYGSMKRMCLSLGVQHLDEVGARISELLNLKVPDGLFGKLSMLPKLAEASKFPPRTRGGRGACQEIVWQGDQVDLDRIPFLTTWPGDGGRYITLPMVITEDPNRGIRNVGMYRVQVQGKRELAMHWQRHKVGAHHWRELAARGEKMPVAIAVGADPASLYSASAPLPPMIDEFIFAGFLRKSPVELVKAVTCELEVPAEAEYVIEGYIDPAEPLVTEGPFGDHTGYYSLADLYPRVHVTAVTMRKQPVYAATLVGRPPMEDYYLGHATERIFLPLLRLTVPEVVDYHMPACGIFHNLVFVSIDKQYPGQAYKVMNALWGAGLMSLAKVLVIVDKHVNVQDPDEAWWIVLNNIDPERDVRFTKGPVDVLDHASQHFSFGSKMGIDGTRKWRDEGFTREWPELITMDEATRRRVDELWPRLGIRL from the coding sequence ATGACGCTCGACACCCTGCAGGAATTCATCGCGGCCATCGAGAAGATGGGCGAGCTGGTGCGGGTGCGGGAGCCGGTGCGGACCCGGCTCGAGATCGCGGAGATCGCCGACCGGTGCATGAAGAGCCCGGGCGGGGGGCCGGCGCTGCTGTTCGAGCGGCCGCTGCTCGACGACGGCCGGCCCAGCGAGCACCCGGTGGCGATCAACCTGTACGGCTCGATGAAGCGGATGTGCCTCTCGCTCGGCGTGCAGCACCTCGACGAGGTCGGGGCGCGGATCAGCGAGCTGCTCAACCTCAAGGTGCCCGACGGCCTGTTCGGGAAGCTCTCGATGCTGCCCAAGCTGGCGGAGGCGTCGAAGTTCCCGCCGCGCACGCGCGGCGGCCGCGGCGCCTGCCAGGAGATCGTGTGGCAGGGCGACCAGGTGGACCTGGACCGGATCCCGTTCCTCACCACCTGGCCCGGGGACGGCGGCCGGTACATCACCCTCCCGATGGTGATCACCGAGGATCCCAACCGGGGCATCCGCAACGTGGGGATGTACCGGGTGCAGGTGCAGGGGAAGCGCGAGCTGGCCATGCACTGGCAGCGGCACAAGGTGGGCGCCCACCACTGGCGCGAGCTGGCGGCCCGGGGGGAGAAGATGCCGGTGGCGATCGCCGTGGGCGCCGACCCGGCCAGCCTCTATTCGGCCTCGGCCCCGCTGCCGCCGATGATCGACGAGTTCATCTTCGCGGGGTTCCTGCGGAAGTCGCCGGTGGAGCTGGTCAAGGCCGTCACCTGCGAGCTCGAGGTGCCCGCCGAGGCGGAGTACGTCATCGAGGGCTACATCGACCCGGCGGAGCCGCTGGTCACCGAGGGGCCGTTCGGCGACCACACCGGCTACTACTCGCTGGCCGACCTCTACCCCCGGGTGCACGTCACCGCCGTCACCATGCGGAAGCAGCCGGTCTACGCCGCGACGCTGGTGGGCCGCCCGCCGATGGAGGACTATTACCTGGGGCACGCCACGGAGCGGATCTTCCTGCCGCTGCTGCGGCTCACGGTGCCCGAGGTGGTGGACTACCACATGCCGGCCTGCGGCATCTTCCACAACCTGGTGTTTGTCTCCATCGACAAGCAGTACCCGGGCCAGGCCTACAAGGTGATGAACGCGCTGTGGGGCGCGGGGCTCATGTCGCTGGCCAAGGTGCTGGTGATCGTGGACAAGCACGTGAATGTGCAGGACCCCGACGAGGCGTGGTGGATCGTGCTCAACAACATCGACCCCGAGCGCGACGTGCGCTTCACCAAGGGGCCGGTCGACGTGCTCGACCACGCCAGCCAGCACTTCAGCTTCGGCAGCAAGATGGGGATCGACGGGACCCGGAAGTGGCGGGACGAGGGCTTCACCCGGGAGTGGCCCGAGCTCATCACCATGGACGAGGCCACGCGGCGCCGGGTGGATGAGCTGTGGCCCCGGCTCGGGATCCGCCTGTGA
- a CDS encoding class I SAM-dependent methyltransferase — MLATDRKLPLSGGLEKRSYVREMFTAIAPRYDFLNHLLSLNVDRRWRRQAVAELDWPARPDGLYLDLCAGTLDLAAQLGRQAGFGGRVIGADFVLPMLVLGKGKSDRVRPVNADALELPFPSATFDGATVGFGVRNFAELDQGLAEAARVLKPGARLVILEFTTPPRQPMRGLYFFYFRRLLPLIGRLVSKHQDAYAYLPASVLAFPEPPALVALMERAGFTGVRYTLLVGGICAIHVGTRA, encoded by the coding sequence ATGTTAGCCACAGATAGGAAGTTACCGCTCTCCGGCGGGTTGGAGAAGCGGTCCTATGTCCGGGAGATGTTCACGGCCATCGCCCCCCGGTACGACTTCCTGAATCACCTGCTCAGCCTGAACGTCGACCGGCGGTGGCGCCGGCAGGCGGTGGCCGAGCTGGATTGGCCCGCCCGCCCCGACGGACTCTACCTCGATCTCTGCGCTGGCACCCTGGATCTGGCCGCCCAGCTGGGCCGGCAGGCCGGGTTTGGCGGCCGGGTCATCGGGGCGGACTTCGTGCTGCCCATGCTGGTGCTCGGGAAGGGCAAGTCGGACCGGGTGCGCCCGGTGAACGCCGACGCGCTGGAGCTGCCGTTTCCCTCCGCGACGTTCGACGGCGCCACGGTGGGCTTCGGGGTCCGCAACTTCGCGGAGCTGGACCAGGGGCTGGCGGAGGCGGCGCGGGTGCTCAAGCCGGGGGCGCGGCTGGTGATCCTCGAGTTCACCACGCCGCCGCGGCAGCCGATGCGGGGGCTCTACTTCTTCTACTTCCGCCGGCTGCTGCCGCTGATCGGGCGGCTGGTGTCGAAGCACCAGGACGCGTACGCCTACCTGCCCGCCTCGGTCCTCGCCTTCCCGGAGCCGCCGGCGCTCGTCGCGCTCATGGAACGGGCGGGGTTCACCGGGGTACGGTACACGCTGCTCGTCGGTGGGATCTGCGCCATCCACGTGGGGACCCGCGCATGA
- a CDS encoding sigma-70 family RNA polymerase sigma factor gives MAERPDLVSLSDQEIVALAKEGREAAYRELIRRYERPVFSLILRMVRDRQLAEDLAQETFIKALNAIGSYRPEFKFSSWIFKIANNAAIDQLRRREVDTLSIDGAPNATSADDIEATALQVGDKGETPLAELEARELGTHIERAIARLRPEYRSCIMLRHVEGLAYEEIAQLLDLPLGTVKTYIHRARHELRDMLAHLRD, from the coding sequence ATGGCTGAACGTCCCGATCTGGTGTCCCTGAGCGATCAGGAGATCGTGGCCCTCGCCAAGGAGGGACGCGAAGCCGCGTACCGTGAACTCATCCGCCGGTACGAGCGGCCCGTGTTCTCCCTCATCCTGCGCATGGTCCGCGACCGCCAGCTGGCCGAGGACCTGGCCCAGGAGACCTTCATCAAGGCGCTCAACGCCATCGGGAGCTACCGCCCCGAGTTCAAGTTCTCGAGCTGGATCTTCAAGATCGCCAACAACGCCGCGATCGATCAGCTGCGCCGCCGCGAGGTCGACACCCTCTCGATCGACGGCGCCCCCAACGCCACCAGCGCCGACGACATCGAAGCCACGGCGCTGCAGGTTGGCGACAAGGGCGAGACCCCCCTGGCCGAGCTCGAGGCCCGCGAACTGGGGACCCACATCGAGCGGGCCATCGCCAGGCTCCGGCCCGAGTACCGCTCCTGCATCATGCTCCGGCACGTCGAGGGGCTGGCCTACGAGGAGATCGCCCAGCTCCTCGACCTGCCCCTGGGCACCGTGAAGACCTATATCCACCGGGCGCGCCACGAGCTGCGGGACATGCTCGCGCACCTCCGAGACTGA